Proteins encoded in a region of the Triticum dicoccoides isolate Atlit2015 ecotype Zavitan chromosome 3A, WEW_v2.0, whole genome shotgun sequence genome:
- the LOC119271912 gene encoding histone H2B.4-like: MQRLMQGEVNGGHEPWPDGEDEVGNDDAGNPNGEDEIANRVIKIYIFKVLKQVHPDIGISSKAMSIMNSFINDIFEKLADEAAKLARYNKKPTITSREIQTSVCLVLPGELAKHAVSEVTKAVTKFTSS, from the exons ATGCAGAGACTCATGCAAGGAGAGGTTAATGGCGGTCATGAGCCCTGGCCCGACGGTGAGGACGAAGTGGGCAACGACGACGCTGGCAACCCGAACGGAGAAGACGAGATCGCCAACCGGG TAATCAAGATCTACATCTtcaaggtgctgaagcaggtgcacCCTGACATCGGCATCTCCTCTAAGGCCATGTCcatcatgaactccttcatcaacgACATCTTCGAGAAGCTCGCCGACGAGGCCGCCAAGCTCGCCCGCTACAACAAGAAGCCCACCATCACCTCCCGGGAGATCCAGACCTCCGTATGCCTCGTCCTCCCCGGCGAGCTCGCCAAGCACGCCGTCTCCGAGGTCACCAAGGCCGTCACCAAGTTCACCTCCTCTTAG